In Drechmeria coniospora strain ARSEF 6962 chromosome 03, whole genome shotgun sequence, the DNA window TTGTCCACAAGATTCTCTTCCACCCAGGCCCGCTCCTTGTCCACGAGCGGTAAGTAGTGTTCTTCGCCAAGATCCTCGGGCACTTGGGCGTGCCGGTCGCCGATGGTGAGCGTCTTGTGGAACACTCGAGTGATGGACAGCCACTCAGCATCGTACTGGAGGCGATAGCGGGGCTTCGTGTCCTTGGGAGGGTGCGAGGCAAGCTCGTCTTGGTTGAAGGGCGAGAGATCGCATAGTTGAAGGAAATGACGTCCTCTGAGGCATTTGTCCAGGGCCAGGAACCGCACTTGCTTGTTTGTGATTCCCGGCGGCACAGGCTGACCCGGCGTGCGCCTGGGCTTTGCCGGGGGGGGTGGCGCGAAGGAAGGTGGAAGCTGGGCTCGAAGCTCGTCGGAAACGGTATTTACTTCCTCGGCAGCCTTTGATGCGTTCACTTCAGGTGACTCGTGGTGATGGGAAGCGTCATtcttgtcggcgtcggcgtcggcgtcgtcatccatgtccatgtccaGGTCGATTTCGTCCGGATTGGCTTCTTTCTTCGCCACAGGGAGGGCTAGCGACTCGGGGGCTCCTGTCGGAGCGTCCATGGTTCGTGGTTCTTCGTCGGTGTATGTTTTCAGTGCCGCATACTTGACGTGCAGGTGAGCCGAGAACCAGTACGGCGGACGCAGTCGATCCATGACgaactcggcggcgacgcttCCCAGCGTGCCGTCCATGGACTCTGACCTGAAATCCGGCTTCTTGCGGAAGAGCCATTCGGAGTCGCCATGCTTCTCTATGGACCGCGGCCAGTCGTGGCTGAGGCCAACGTCGACCTGGGTTTGGACCATCAGAAGCTTGCGAACATCGACCTCGCGAACATGGTAGAAGGACTTGACATCATCCGAGTTGAAGGGAAGCCGCTCGTGGTGCGGTTTGCGGTAGTCGAAGCCCTTCCAGATGCCCGATAGGCCAGCGATGCGGAGAGGGCCGAAGCGCAGGAcgttggcggcgccgagatAGTAGATGTTGGGGGCAACCCATCCGCCGTAGTAGAGCTCCCAGAGATGCGAGCTTGCCTCGTGGTTGCCGGCGATGAAGATGGTGAGAAACGGGGCCACGCGCTCTCCAGAGTAGTAGGCGGGGAAGTCTCCAAGCTGGCGGTACTTGACGGGAACCGACATGACGCTGAGGTCGGCAGCGTTGCGGACCGACTGGGACACTGTCAGGACGTTGCCCGTCGGCAGGACgggcacgaggacgagggtcTTGCCTGAAAATCGCCCCCGATGATGAGAAGATCGACGCCATCCCATCCACGCTCCTGGCAGGACCGTTGCACCGCAGCGTAGATGGCGTCGAGGGTACCATGGCCCTGGGGGAGTTATCGTCAGCGCTTTCACTCAAGGTGCTCATGCACGAGCCGCAACATGTCAGTGTGAGCATCGGGATCACCTACGCAGCCCTCCACAGCCACCCGGACGCCCTGCGTCTCAAATGTGCTGGCGGCCGCCATTGTTGTGGTCGGCAATTTTTTTTGCTTTGGCAAGATGGTCGGTCGACGTTGGACGGTTCGAGTCGAAGCAAACTATGATTTCACATCACTTCGAGGAAGGTGAAAGGCGCTGTGCCCATGTTCCCTCACGAGAACCAAGCCGCAAGCGAACTCCGACGGGCAACGTCAACGAACGGCCGACGAATTAATTGCTATtctaaaaaaaaaaaaagtcaCCTCGCTGCCCCGAAAAGCACTACGCCCGTCTTACGATGAATTTACGTACGCTCACAGGCATAAAACTATCAATCAaagctggccgccgacgttgaACAAACCATCATCCTTGTCCATTGCAGATTATGCGGTACGTTACGTATCACTTCGACACGGTAAAGTGGCCCTAGGAAGCCGACAGACACCTGTGACCTACCCCTGTAACGGCCCTGTAATTCCGGGTAGTGTGCACTGGTACGAATGTGCCCATCTCACCGTAAAGGCTGATGCCGCCCCTAGCGTAGCGCCAACTGCCGCTGTAGAATGGATGCTGTACCACTAATACAGTGCGTGAACACATACTCCGTGGAGTATTCCGCAGGGTGTCATCCACTCCTTTGTTCTACGCATATTCCTCCCGGCCAGACATGACGACAGGCAACGCAGTACTTGTTTGTTCCGGTACATACATATGTACGGTTGACACTCTTCGACTCCGACTCGAATTCATGGCAACAATTACCTCAAAATACTGTTTGATCAACCGACAATGGAGGTCGATACGCCGCGCCACGAGAGCCTCGTACTGATGCCAGCCTACTCTGGCTTGCGGCCGTACGTCACCCGTCTGCGTCATCGCCGCGTGTCAGTTTGAAAACTCTAGATGGCTTCAAAGAGCGCTCGGGGAAGCACAAACATGTTCAATCCAGGGTGGATGGTGAAGCTCAAAAGGTCCCTTCTCGCTTCCTCTTCCAGCTGCTCCCTCGCCGATTccccgaggccggcgaggtcaAGGAACTTGCGCAGGCTAGCGATCAGAGCCAGGGTGTTTTGCAGGCAATGGCGCCCAATCTTCCTCATGCGCTCATCCTTGACCCACGGTCCGCATGGGATGAGGAAgagcttctcctcgacgtcaaCGAAACCGACCTCGCGGCACCAGGCCGGATACTGCTGGGCCTTGGAAAGGTCTCGACCGACCTTGGCCGCTCCTTCGACCACCAAGCAGGCCCAACGATCGAAGGCGGTCCCGCGGACGGTGCCGTCAAAGTCGTGCATCTTAAAGGCCACGTCGCAGAACTCTATGTATCCGCCGGGCGCGAGGTTGTCGAAGGCCCGCCGCATCACCGTCTTGGTGCTGTCGAAGCAGGTGATGACAAAGCGCAGGTGGATGTAGTCGAACCGGTGGGCAAAGGCCCActcgtcgtgctcgacgTCCTGCTGCACAAAGGAAACGTTGGGCACGGCAGACTCGCGCTGGATGGCGCTGAGGTCGGTCCCGACAACCTCGCACCCCTCGTTCTGCTCGGCTGGACGGCAAGGGGGTGAGCTTCGAGCCTACGGTTGCATCCCGAGGGATGGGGACGCCTTGCTTACCGTACTGGATGGCCCAGACGCCTGTGCCCGTGGCAATGTCGAGCACATGTTTGGGAGATTGAACAGGGGCGAGACCGAGCCTCCCGTCAAAGACGAGAAGCAACATTGCATGTTGAAAGTCAACAAAACCATCAGCGCCCGGGTGAAGCTTGGCCGACGCAGTGTTTCAAACACTCACCGAGACGATCTTGCTCTTCCTGCTCTTCGCGTCAGCAGTTTCATTCTTGACAGACATCCTCGAAGCCTGAATGGACAACGTACACCGTCGTTGGGCATGAAATACGCTGTTCTCGTCAGCCACGGGGCAGATGATCTGCAACGAGCAACCGCACGGACATCCTTCATGATACCCCTGGTAGGTCCGGCCCAGTTCTGCAACAGCATCCGGGGCCTTGACAGCATTTCGCCTGTCAGGAATGACCTTTATGAGACTTCTTCCATCCACGGCGTGGAGTGGGAGACCCTCTCACCTCCTTATCTTGACGTTGTCATCGGAATCACATGCCGGATCGATCTCCAGCACGTCTCGGTGAACCGAGAAGGCGTCCTTTTGGGATGTCATGGCCGTTTACAGTCCACAcgtggcgatgatggcgtgACGGCAGGAAACCGATGGCGTCTCTGGCAACAGAGTTGTACGCTCGCACTCTCCACTCTATGGAAGGAAGGGCGCACAGGAGAGCAGACGACGGCCCCTTAT includes these proteins:
- a CDS encoding lariat debranching enzyme: MSVPVKYRQLGDFPAYYSGERVAPFLTIFIAGNHEASSHLWELYYGGWVAPNIYYLGAANVLRFGPLRIAGLSGIWKGFDYRKPHHERLPFNSDDVKSFYHVREVDVRKLLMVQTQVDVGLSHDWPRSIEKHGDSEWLFRKKPDFRSESMDGTLGSVAAEFVMDRLRPPYWFSAHLHVKYAALKTYTDEEPRTMDAPTGAPESLALPVAKKEANPDEIDLDMDMDDDADADADKNDASHHHESPEVNASKAAEEVNTVSDELRAQLPPSFAPPPPAKPRRTPGQPVPPGITNKQVRFLALDKCLRGRHFLQLCDLSPFNQDELASHPPKDTKPRYRLQYDAEWLSITRVFHKTLTIGDRHAQVPEDLGEEHYLPLVDKERAWVEENLVDKGKMNVPDNFELTAPPHMPGHPAIVDEMPDEYTNPQTAAFCELRLPIFVETGAASAGVEDVEDVEDEEEEEEEEAGEVAKDLLAARVEGAGADGEAVLLRLTLGNVSSLVGFPLIWHWCMFMWQARKAKMAQHS